One Hordeum vulgare subsp. vulgare chromosome 4H, MorexV3_pseudomolecules_assembly, whole genome shotgun sequence DNA window includes the following coding sequences:
- the LOC123448485 gene encoding uncharacterized protein LOC123448485: MPEHVPLSRPCSQPAPCHRRNGIVVQPVEPVPARLPATPPAQAPGVDFDLVMPSGRALLVVRVRLTSFGDDSQLPKLPSTRLLYPHCRVALLAVRVRLTSFGDDSQANFCLKGPPLERECQKIPPANAKEGNDPHPSVATGAPRGTCRHSPRRLEPAATSAGGRQGCRHEARLRTGDSVPASRRRNGNERRGLSPRHMAARWDMPPREEAAGTVVVLKCTDCAEFH, translated from the coding sequence ATGCCAGAACATGTCCCTCTCTCGCGACCCTGTAGCCAACCAGCCCCCTGCCACCGCCGCAACGGCATCGTTGTTCAGCCTGTTGAGCCAGTCCCAGCCCGCCTACCTGCCACCCCGCCGGCCCAGGCGCCGGGGGTGGATTTTGATTTGGTGATGCCGTCGGGTCGCGCCCTGCTCGTTGTGAGGGTGAGGTTGACTTCCTTTGGAGACGACTCCCAACTTCCCAAGCTGCCTTCCACGCGCTTGCTCTACCCCCACTGCCGGGTCGCCCTGCTCGCTGTGCGGGTGAGGCTGACTTCCTTTGGAGATGACTCCCAAGCGAATTTTTGTCTAAAAGGACCCCCTCTTGAACGTGAATGTCAGAAAATACCACCTGCGAATGCTAAAGAGGGAAATGACCCCCATCCCTCCGTGGCGACAggtgcgccacgtggcacctgccgccacagcCCGAGGCGGCTGGAGCCTGCCGCCACGAGCGCAGGCGGCCGACAGGGGTGCCGCCACGAGGCAAGGCTGCGCACGGGAGATTCCGTTCCCGCGTCTCGGCGACGTAACGGGAATGAGAGGCGGGGCCTGTCGCCTCGGCATATGGCGgccaggtgggacatgccgcctcgggaggaggcggcgggtACTGTTGTCGTGCTGAAATGTACTGACTGCGCGGAATTTCACTGA
- the LOC123450435 gene encoding serine/threonine-protein phosphatase 7 long form homolog: protein MAEMPQLLNGYHDNHHRCQLFINPNHENPPQTFRLRTVKTPWSIHNRFLEHLEAYGLLHFANIAARRGSFTADPSLLTSLVDRWRPKTHTFHFRCGELAPALKDVSMITALPIRGVPVVHPRVSSNWPADVSARLRLEMPISDRSGQPRGVPLSWLHINFEILSTHADPETTKRHLFAYLLWLFGVMFPNSHGEIVLPGLIYFATKIVDEPLPQNPPYSVGSALLSHTYRGLCDATQKTAFTSKAPLLCVSYEFLHLWSREYLPVGRPRIVEPATPYNYGEGVVTMSSRWMLGRKKWSTKIAKNCYPIYHDQFELLNDSLITWNPWTEAHIDMVFGSQHMPVKCVRDSAFWMTRCNLLYLWFVEPYNPDRVMRQFGLYQDIPSPVPRCIDEETHK, encoded by the coding sequence ATGGCTGAAATGCCCCAGCTTTTGAATGGTTATCACGACAACCACCACCGTTGCCAGCTTTTCATAAATCCAAATCATGAAAATCCTCCTCAGACCTTCCGGCTTCGAACTGTAAAGACGCCCTGGTCAATACATAATCGGTTCCTTGAACACCTTGAGGCTTATGGACTCCTACATTTTGCGAACATCGCAGCTCGTCGAGGTAGTTTTACTGCCGACCCATCCCTTTTGACATCCCTCGTTGATAGATGGAGACCGAAGACCCACACATTTCACTTTCGATGTGGAGAGCTTGCACCTGCTCTAAAAGATGTGTCAATGATCACAGCTTTACCAATTAGAGGTGTGCCAGTGGTACATCCACGAGTTTCTTCTAATTGGCCAGCAGATGTCTCTGCCCGTCTGAGGCTCGAAATGCCCATATCAGATCGTTCTGGTCAGCCTCGAGGTGTCCCACTCAGCTGGCTTCATATTAACTTCGAAATTTTATCTACCCATGCTGATCCTGAGACAACGAAGAGACACTTGTTTGCATATTTGTTGTGGCTCTTCGGTGTGATGTTTCCTAATTCTCACGGGGAGATAGTTTTGCCTGGTCTCATCTATTTTGCCACAAAGATAGTAGACGAACCTTTACCCCAAAATCCACCATATAGCGTTGGTTCTGCTTTGCTTTCTCACACATACCGAGGGTTGTGTGATGCCACTCAAAAAACTGCATTCACATCTAAAGCTCCATTACTTTGTGTCTCCTACGAGTTTCTACACTTGTGGTCCCGGGAATACTTACCTGTAGGACGACCGCGGATAGTAGAACCCGCAACCCCGTACAACTATGGTGAGGGTGTTGTAACTATGTCCAGCCGGTGGATGCTGGGTCGAAAAAAATGGTCTACTAAAATTGCAAAAAATTGTTACCCCATATACCATGATCAGTTTGAGCTTCTTAACGACTCACTAATAACATGGAACCCGTGGACTGAGGCGCACATTGATATGGTATTTGGTTCGCAACACATGCCGGTGAAATGCGTGAGAGATAGTGCCTTCTGGATGACTCGCTGCAATTTACTCTATCTATGGTTTGTGGAACCGTATAATCCTGACCGTGTCATGAGACAGTTCGGTctatatcaagatattccatcaccggttccaagatgtattgacgaagaaactcataagtaa
- the LOC123448489 gene encoding uncharacterized protein LOC123448489, which translates to MSNMGRSGVDWNAENIEWINQWNNEALQNIVPQQRTYDATTTEAYYNWYRISMRTRLTSEPPTMPTHPTHMEQLQRRMDTSSAYYRDSAIDICTQVQAMAREGMQAQGIDPKGRSFFKKISEFVSTRFTRCGIENDVVTAAYNIPEPRSARPSVAPSSSMRWGEGPNTTSTLPRHDSSLPIHGQTSQVNAPDLGSTPGQTHFVEHDAYTAYGAHSRISAISAHARD; encoded by the exons ATGAGCAATATGGGCAGATCTGGTGTGGACTGGAATGCAGAAAACATTGAATGGATAAATCAGTGGAATAATGAAGCTCTACAAAATATAGTGCCTCAGCAACG AACGTACGATGCAACTACAACAGAAGCGTACTATAATTGGTATCGCATAAGCATGCGTACTAGACTGACGAGTGAACCACCTACGATGCCAACACATCCAACGCATATGGAACAGTTGCAGAGACGGATGGACACATCATCAGCTTACTATCGTGACTCCGCG ATTGATATTTGCACCCAAGTACAAGCGATGGCGAGGGAAGGAATGCAAGCCCAGGGAATTGATCCTAAAGGCAGGTCCTTCTTTAAAAAAATTAGCGAATTCGTCAGCACAAGGTTTACGAGATGCGGTATAGAGAACGACGTTGTCACTGCAGCGTACAACATTCCGGAACCGAGGTCAGCTAGACCGAGTGTGGCGCCGTCGTCGTCCATGCGGTGGGGAGAGGGTCCTAATACTACGTCGACACTTCCACGACATGACTCGTCTCTACCAATACATGGGCAGACATCACAGGTAAATGCTCCAGATTTAGGTTCGACGCCCGGACAGACTCATTTCGTGGAGCATGATGCATATACAGCATATGGCGCACACTCAAGGATCTCAGCCATATCTGCCCACGCGAGGGATTAG